A region of Nostoc sp. 'Peltigera membranacea cyanobiont' N6 DNA encodes the following proteins:
- a CDS encoding thiopeptide-type bacteriocin biosynthesis protein codes for MIHDRQFSSQNWENGDWVQLNVGLVRHQDEALPSARALFARLEPLVADWRSNDLLRWFFFMRKPPDVRVRFFTRVDRQQAIAQISELMYTLERENFINQFFFSDYQPESDRFGGLEAMKYVHQHFDADTSIWLILDHLDRHKLSAIPKDLLLPTVLHDLFSRALSDRVSILAAWHSLRALIPTPPEATIPTVELLSLKTLSESRTLARQEADVLQKYATANDMLAKELVNLQHLGQLTQDLADILAAVAMFNFHRHGFDWHRSGKLIEAIIRILEQKDEIRTGPFKVCDFAAFSGLEF; via the coding sequence ATGATTCACGATCGACAATTTAGTAGTCAAAACTGGGAAAACGGGGATTGGGTGCAACTCAACGTGGGACTCGTAAGGCATCAGGACGAGGCATTACCGAGCGCTCGCGCCCTTTTTGCTCGGCTCGAACCTTTGGTTGCTGACTGGCGGAGTAATGATTTGTTGCGCTGGTTCTTCTTTATGAGAAAACCGCCAGATGTCCGGGTGCGCTTTTTTACAAGAGTGGATCGACAACAAGCGATCGCCCAAATCTCTGAACTCATGTATACTCTTGAGCGTGAGAATTTTATTAATCAATTTTTCTTTAGTGACTATCAACCTGAGAGCGATCGATTTGGTGGGCTGGAAGCGATGAAGTATGTCCATCAGCACTTCGACGCGGACACTTCAATATGGCTTATACTTGACCATCTCGATCGACATAAACTTAGTGCTATCCCCAAAGACTTACTTCTGCCAACTGTGCTGCACGATCTTTTTAGCCGTGCTTTGTCAGATCGAGTATCTATTCTGGCAGCTTGGCACAGTTTAAGGGCTTTGATTCCTACACCTCCTGAAGCCACAATTCCAACAGTTGAACTACTTTCTCTCAAAACTTTGTCTGAGTCTCGAACCCTAGCAAGACAAGAAGCTGATGTATTACAAAAATATGCAACAGCAAACGACATGCTTGCAAAGGAATTAGTTAATCTTCAGCATCTTGGTCAATTGACACAGGATCTGGCTGATATACTTGCCGCAGTCGCGATGTTCAATTTTCACCGCCACGGGTTTGACTGGCATCGTTCAGGGAAATTAATTGAAGCTATAATCCGAATTCTTGAGCAAAAGGATGAAATTAGGACTGGCCCTTTCAAGGTGTGTGATTTTGCAGCTTTTTCTGGTTTAGAATTTTAG
- a CDS encoding DevA family ABC transporter ATP-binding protein, producing MTSQSVISIKNLDHHFGHSSLRKQVLFNINLEINAGEIIIMTGPSGSGKTTLLTLVGGLRSAQSGSLQVLGRELCGASAEQLVQARRHNGYIFQAHNLHGSLTALQNVKMALELHKYLGLKKMLVRSAQMLEQVGLGNHLDYYPDKLSGGQKQRVAIARALVSHPQIILADEPTAALDSQSGRDIVNLMQKLAKEQGCTILMVTHDNRILDIADRIVQMEDGKLKSKFKLSA from the coding sequence ATGACTAGTCAATCTGTCATCTCTATTAAAAATCTCGACCACCATTTTGGCCATAGTTCACTCCGTAAGCAAGTTCTATTTAATATCAACTTAGAGATTAACGCTGGTGAAATTATTATTATGACCGGGCCCTCTGGTTCTGGAAAGACTACTTTACTAACCTTAGTGGGTGGATTGCGTTCTGCTCAATCTGGTAGTTTGCAGGTGTTGGGACGAGAACTTTGTGGCGCTAGTGCTGAACAACTAGTGCAGGCGCGACGGCATAACGGTTATATTTTCCAAGCACATAACTTGCATGGTAGTTTAACGGCACTCCAAAACGTCAAAATGGCTTTGGAATTACACAAATATCTTGGGTTAAAAAAGATGCTAGTGAGATCGGCCCAGATGCTAGAGCAGGTAGGATTAGGAAATCATTTGGATTACTATCCTGATAAACTGTCTGGGGGACAAAAACAAAGAGTAGCGATCGCTCGTGCCTTAGTCAGTCATCCTCAAATAATTTTAGCGGATGAACCCACCGCCGCCCTTGACAGCCAATCGGGACGAGATATAGTCAATCTCATGCAAAAACTGGCAAAAGAACAAGGCTGTACAATCTTGATGGTGACTCATGACAACCGCATCCTAGACATTGCCGATCGCATCGTTCAGATGGAAGATGGCAAACTCAAGTCAAAATTCAAACTATCAGCTTAG
- the devC gene encoding ABC transporter permease DevC, whose translation MGLIKQLLRRTPLGWLQLNHEKSRLLVALSGIAFADLLMFMQLGFQTALYDSNTRLHRSLQADIVLTSPQARNLPSLSTFSRRRLYQAMDIPGVKSAEPMYFNNTIWKNPQTHRETGVLVIGFNPDKPAFDLPDVNQQLQAIKLPDTVLFDRGARGDYQKAIAQIDQGKTLTTEIERRTITISGLFQVGASFGSDGNLITSDQNFLRLFSGRQSSSVSLGLIVLKPGYDPKKVAAMLKAYLRDDVKVLTHAEFIEFENNFWRTNSPIGFIFSMGVSMGFVVGVIIVYQVLSADVNAHVREYATFKAMGYRNYYLLGVVLEESLILAALGFFPGLGVSLALYQLTRSATNLPMYMTAIRALQVLVLTIMMCTISGAIATRKLQATDPADMF comes from the coding sequence ATGGGATTGATTAAACAACTGTTACGGCGAACACCTCTTGGATGGCTGCAACTGAATCATGAAAAAAGCCGTCTCTTGGTAGCATTATCAGGCATTGCTTTTGCGGATCTTCTCATGTTCATGCAGTTGGGCTTTCAAACTGCGCTGTACGACAGTAACACCAGATTACATCGCAGTTTGCAAGCAGATATTGTTTTAACCAGTCCCCAAGCCCGTAACTTGCCAAGCTTGTCTACATTTTCTCGGCGGCGACTTTACCAAGCAATGGATATACCAGGGGTGAAGTCAGCAGAACCAATGTATTTCAATAACACAATCTGGAAAAATCCCCAAACACACCGTGAAACGGGGGTGTTAGTTATCGGCTTCAACCCAGACAAACCAGCTTTTGATTTACCAGATGTTAACCAGCAATTACAGGCGATTAAGCTACCAGATACCGTCTTATTCGATCGTGGTGCAAGAGGAGATTATCAAAAAGCGATCGCTCAAATTGACCAAGGTAAAACCCTAACAACCGAAATAGAACGGCGCACAATTACCATTAGTGGCTTATTTCAAGTCGGGGCTTCCTTTGGTTCTGATGGCAATCTGATTACCAGCGATCAAAACTTTTTGCGGCTATTTTCTGGGCGACAATCCAGCAGTGTCAGTCTTGGTTTGATTGTTCTTAAACCAGGCTATGACCCGAAAAAAGTAGCAGCAATGCTTAAAGCCTATCTGAGAGATGATGTCAAAGTCTTAACCCACGCCGAATTTATTGAATTTGAAAACAACTTTTGGAGAACAAATTCGCCAATTGGATTTATTTTCAGCATGGGTGTATCAATGGGCTTTGTGGTGGGCGTGATTATTGTCTATCAAGTCCTTTCCGCCGATGTTAATGCCCATGTTCGAGAATATGCCACCTTCAAAGCAATGGGATATCGCAATTATTACCTGCTAGGTGTGGTGCTTGAAGAATCGTTGATTTTGGCAGCACTAGGTTTCTTCCCCGGATTGGGAGTATCTTTAGCACTTTACCAACTGACTCGCAGTGCCACAAATTTACCCATGTACATGACTGCGATTCGGGCATTGCAGGTATTAGTACTGACTATCATGATGTGTACAATTTCTGGTGCGATCGCTACCCGCAAACTCCAAGCCACCGATCCTGCTGATATGTTCTAA
- a CDS encoding ABC exporter membrane fusion protein has translation MVRNSKLGYRTFPKYILRPSVAIGIIASLFVGGISFYIVKRWQNYVNSETQAPATQLPQLKTVTALGRIEPQGKVIKLSAAVSAEGSRVEELLVKEGDRVKAGQVIAILNSRDRLQAELKEAQEQVKVAQANLNRTQAGAKRGEIAAQKAAIARTEAERQGNINAQAATIERFQAQLRNAQAEDERYQQLYQQGAISASQRDSKRLNLETAQKSLQEAQAQLNRTQSTSQQQVKEATATLEEIAEVRGVDVEAAQAEINRAVAAMNLAKVNLKQAQVRSPQNGQVFEIHTHPGELVSNDGIADIGQTNQMYVIAEVYESDIGKVHSGQQVRILGDYLPIELQGIVDRKGLQVRRQNVINTDPVSNIDNRVVEVHIRLDETSSRKAATLTNMQVKAVIEL, from the coding sequence ATGGTGCGAAACTCAAAGCTAGGGTACAGAACGTTCCCTAAATATATTCTGCGTCCATCCGTTGCTATAGGTATAATTGCATCTTTATTTGTTGGCGGAATAAGTTTTTATATAGTAAAGCGCTGGCAAAATTATGTAAATTCAGAGACACAAGCGCCAGCAACACAATTGCCACAGTTAAAAACGGTAACAGCTTTAGGACGGATTGAACCACAGGGAAAGGTAATTAAACTCTCTGCTGCGGTGTCTGCGGAAGGAAGTCGGGTAGAAGAGTTGTTAGTAAAGGAGGGGGATAGGGTAAAAGCAGGACAGGTAATTGCGATTTTGAATAGCCGCGATCGCTTGCAAGCAGAATTAAAAGAGGCGCAGGAACAAGTGAAAGTAGCCCAGGCAAACCTAAACCGTACCCAAGCAGGTGCTAAACGCGGTGAAATTGCTGCCCAAAAAGCTGCGATCGCTCGCACAGAAGCAGAACGTCAAGGTAATATTAATGCTCAAGCAGCAACAATTGAGCGATTTCAAGCCCAACTGCGTAACGCCCAAGCAGAAGACGAGCGTTATCAGCAACTATATCAACAGGGTGCAATCTCTGCTTCTCAACGGGATAGTAAGCGTTTAAACTTAGAAACCGCCCAAAAAAGCCTGCAAGAAGCGCAAGCACAATTAAATCGTACCCAATCAACTAGCCAGCAACAGGTAAAAGAAGCTACTGCAACCCTTGAGGAAATTGCTGAGGTGCGAGGAGTGGATGTAGAAGCTGCCCAAGCAGAAATCAATCGTGCCGTAGCAGCCATGAATCTGGCAAAAGTCAATCTCAAACAGGCCCAGGTGCGATCGCCCCAAAATGGACAGGTATTTGAGATCCATACCCATCCTGGCGAATTAGTCTCAAATGATGGCATTGCTGATATCGGACAAACCAATCAGATGTATGTCATAGCCGAAGTCTACGAAAGCGATATCGGCAAAGTGCATTCCGGCCAGCAAGTGCGAATACTCGGTGATTACCTCCCAATTGAATTGCAGGGAATCGTAGATCGCAAAGGCTTGCAAGTGCGACGGCAGAATGTCATTAACACAGATCCCGTCAGCAATATCGACAACAGAGTAGTAGAAGTCCATATCCGGCTAGATGAAACCTCCAGCCGAAAAGCTGCCACCTTAACCAATATGCAAGTTAAGGCAGTAATTGAATTGTGA